The nucleotide sequence GACCTCTTCCCATACCCAATCTCCGACATCGGAAAGTACGATAGTTCCGGGATTACCTGATTCTAAGTTTCCTCCTCCCGTATTAGACTTTATTGTAAATCTATAGGGGTTTCTGAACCCCATCGCCCAAATTTTAGACCGTGGAGCAGAAGGATCGGCAGAATTATAAAACGGATTATTGGGAAGTCCTTCACCCGTTTCAGGATTGATTCTTAATACTTTACCATTTAATCCGTCGATATACTGACTTCTGAAAGCACCAAGTTGCTCTTCCTCCTTGAGAATATTGTAATCCAGAGCGATATCATCGTTTGCGTATTGCGGGAGCGGCCCTTCGCCATTAAAACCTCCTCCATTTGGTGAACCTACCCACGTATTACCATCTCCTGTCGAGGCAATTAGAGAGCCATCATTTCCAAACATCAGCTGACCAACACCATGAGCAGGGGCGCAGATAGGGAGTCCGGTTCCCATTTCTTCTCCGAGTAATATTTTTCGGCTATTCTCTACCAGAGTGAGGTTGTCAACGTCTATGGTGTATCGAGTAATTCTGCCCATAGAAACTTTGTTGTCGCTAACAGCCGGATTATAGTCAGGTGTTCCAAAAAATCGCAGGTAGTGAGTGTCCGCACAATAGAAGAGGTAGATGTAGCCATTTTCCATAAAATTCGGATCCAGTGTGGCTCCAATCATACCTAAGTCTCCGTAAAAGGCGACCTCTTCTGAGATATCAATCACAGGAGCGTCTCCAACTTGATCGTTTGATATTAACCAAACAGTGCCGTTGAGCTCCCATACCACTGATAAGTTGGTATCAGCAAATAAAATTCCAGCTGCTACATTGAATTGATTATATGCTATCTCTTCTACAAATCCATCGGGATACTGAGCTTGAGCGTTTTGAGATACTAAGCCTAAAACCAGTAAAAAACCTATTAAAATGTTCCTCATTATCTGCTTTGTATGTTGCTGCAAATTTAATAATCCGTTACCGAATTGATCTAAAGAACCACATATTGATCCCATTTGGTGTTTTGCTAATATGCTATTCCTAAAAGTTGATTTCAAAAACAAGCATGTCTAAAAAAGTTCTACTGTTAAACGGCCTGATAGGAGCCTGATGGTTTTTACATCCAACTAAAGTGTTTTTACTAATATTCTCCCAATATGAATTATCATCCAAAGTCTAGTGTTCTCATTTAGACATTCTAGAAATATTACAACCGCACAAACTTCCTCTGCTCCCTCTTGCCGTTGCAAATAAGATCAAGAGTATAGACTCCATTTGGCAATTCTTCCACACTAATTCTGAAGAGCCGATGATCGTTGTAAACCCTTATTTCGTCCGATCTCACTAGCCTACCCGCAACATCTATTATTCTTAACTCAATCATTTCCCCAAGGGAAGTATTGCTTAGAATGGTTAGGACATCAGAAGTCGGATTAGGGAATAGCCTTAGTTCATTCGTTCCCGTTTCATTTTCCAACTCCCCATCACAATCCGGATAAATCATTTTTGAGTCAAACGATGTAAGACCTCCTTGGTCAACTACTCGAACATTCAACTCATACCAATAGACATCAGTTTCTCCACATCCCGTTGGATTCACAAGGGTAATTCCACTAGAGAAATCATACTCGTGCAAGACATGGTAGTGCGTATTATGATGCAACAAGTGCTTCCACTCATAGGTCATTTCTGATGCTGCGCTTTCTGCATCAATGACATTGGCGGCAAGCTCAAAGGTGGAAGGGAAATCTATAGCGTAAAGCTGACCCTCTGTTACGCTAATTATCTCAACTTCAGGTGGGGTATTGTTTAGGGATATAAGTATTTCTTTCTCGTTTGTGGCACCGATACTATCGGTCACTGTGAGGGTAGCAATGTATGATTCTACCCCATTGCCGGAATACTCATGATCCACTGCAGGGCCTTCTCCAGCTGTGCCATCTCCAAAATCCCATTGATAGGTAATTGATCCGCCTTCCGGATCATAAGACTCGGATCCGTTAAAGTTCACGTTCATCGGTGACGGACCATAGATGGTATCATTTTCAGTTAATGGAACTGGTTTGAGGTTGCCGCCAAAACATATCCGATCTACTGTTCTTTGATTTAAAGATGTGATATACAGACATCCGTCGTATTTATTGAAGGTCAAGTCTACAGGATTGCTCACATCTTCTTCACCCCATTGCGCTATGGATTTGATCTCGTCGTTTTCATTTATTCCTATCGCTCTAATCCAACCGGTGTAATCTGCAAATATGTAAGAGTCTTGATATTCTTCCGGAATTTTAGGCCCCGTTAAAAAGTCACCTCCTATAATACTCGTGCCTTTAAAGGGTATTCCTTCTACCTCCTCCATATCTTGGATCGCAGTCCAAGTAGCTTCTCCTTGACTTCCGAAAGTCGGGAACCGTGCGTGTTCTCCACCTCCCCATATATTTCGGTAAGCAAGTGCGGGACGCTCATGCTCAAAAGTCAAGACATTTTCAGGAATAGAAGCATTTTCGCTGCAAGGATTTGGGAAAAAGTAATCGTGCTGTTCGTTCGGTTGCTGAATCAGATCTTGGAAATAGAAATACTCTTGATCGCAAGATCCCTCTTCAAATAATGGATTGGGTGCCATTAAATTGTAAGTCAATTTATCAGGGTAGGATCCGTCATAGCCCTGATCATCAAAAGGAACGTGGCCTTCAAACAATGGCCAGCCGTAATTGCCACCACCGTCTACGATAATATTGAGTTCTTCCCATCGGGCATTTCCCACATCACCCAGATAAATACTCCCGGGGTGACCATTCTCGAGATCTCCCCACCCAGTATTTGGTCGTACTTTAAATCGAAATGGATTTCTAAAACCCATGGCCCACCATCTGCCGCGATCAGCATCAGGATTGTTTTCGTCGTAATGTGGATTATTTGGAAGTCCTTCTCCTGTTTCGGGATGAATTCTAAGGACTTTTCCGTTCAGACCATCGGTGAATTGAGATCGAAATGAACCGATCATCTCTGCTTGATTGATGATTCCATCACCCAAGGAGATACTATCAAAAGCAACTGGTGGTAACTCACCCACTCCTGTGTAGCAGCATCTCCAAGAATTGGCATCACCTGTCGCAGCAAGCAGGCTTCCATCATTTCCAAATGCCAGTCCACACGTGCTGTGCGAGTCAGAACAAATCGGGATCCCTGATCCAATCTCATTACCGAGCAAAACGTGACGCGATGACGGATCGGCCGTTAAGTAATCATCGGTATTAACGGTAAAACGTGTAATTCTTCCCATACCACCCATATTATTCGAGTTGGCTTCAGGATCATATTCAGGAGTTCCGAAATATAAAATATGGTGTCTATCGGCGTTGTAGAGAAGGTAGATGTATCCATTCTCTTTGAAGTTGGGATCTATAGTTGCTCCGAGCAATCCATTGCTTTCCCAAAAACCACATTCTTCACGAATGTCTAGGAGAGGTTCAGAGAGAATTTCTTCATTCAGCACAGCCCATACCACTCCGTCTAAATCGTAAACATAAGCGAGATTCGTATCTACGGGGATATATCCCGCCGATCTGTTGAGCCCGTCTGCCCCGGTCAAAATGGTTTCTCTTGCAAATCCTTCGGGCAATTGCGCATAGCTCAATCCAACAAAAAAGAAAAACGAAAATAGGGTTAAGATATGCTTCATTATTTCACACTTCTGACGAGCAAAGATAGCGGCCAGGCTCCTCAATAAAAAACCCAATTGGCTGAGCAATTGGGTTCTTTATTAACTTTTTCAAGTAATCTGATCAGTGATCAGATACTCAACGATTGTCAATCTCATCCACTCCGGGATATTCAGTCGGATCAAACACGAATGTATCATCGCTGTAATCAGCTGTCGTAACGAATGATTGCACTGCGTAAGTGTAATTTACGCCTTGCTTCCCTTTGATTTCAATTTTACTCACCTCCATTTTGGCTTTGTCGATGTAAACCAATATCGTGTGATAGTCCTTGTCTTCAGCATCTACAGGCACTAGCTTTATAACATGAGTAGGTCTTCCATTCAGGTTTTCTTCCGCTTTGTAATACTGCTTGAATCCTGACTCCCATATCGTGTAAACATCTCCCGGGTTCAGCACCTCATCTCCCGTTTCGGTAAAGTCTATATAGACTTCATTCATTTCTTCACTATAGGTCCATCTTGTATCTCCGTCAGAATAGATGTGATTATCGCCGAGAACGATATAATACTTCTTGCCCTTCATTTTAATAGAGCCTTTTTGCTCTTGATTCACATCTGCAGCTTTGTCCTCAAGGGTAAAGGTGAACTCACTTGTGATGGTAGGGTATTTTCTTGTTTTGTCACTTAGCTCATCTAGAATGGCTTTCGCCTTGGCATCTTGAGCATGAGCATTGACTGCTACTAGTGCAATCAATAGCGTAGCGAGAACTTTAAGTATATTTTTCATCAAGTTAATTTTCGATATTCTCAGACTCAGCTTTCAACAACTGTTCCAAAGTGTACTCGTCGGGAATCAAAACCTGTCTGGCTTTGCTTCCTTCAAATGGCCCGACAATTCCCGCAGCCTCGAGCTGATCAACTATTCGACCTGCTCTATTGTAACCAAGCTTCAGCTTTCGTTGTATCAGCGAAGTTGACCCTTGCTGCGTTGCCACTAGCAATCTGGCTGCGTCTTCAAACATGGCATCCCTATCAGCAATGTCAATGTCTAAGCTACCTCCTTCATCATCGCCAATGTACTCAGGCAGATCAAATGCAGAGGGATATCCTCTTTGATTTCCAATGAATTCTGTGATTTCATCCACTTCAGGTGTATCCACGAATCCACACTGAATACGAATAACGTCATTTCCGGTGGACAATAGCATGTCTCCTCGACCGATGAGCTGATCTGCACCACCTGCGTCAAGAATGGTACGAGAGTCAATTTTAGAGGAAACTCTAAATGCGATTCTGGCAGGGAAGTTGGCCTTAATAACCCCCGTAATGATATTCACAGAAGGTCGCTGAGTGGCGATGATCAGGTGAATTCCGATGGCACGAGCAAGCTGGGCCAAACGTGCTATTGGAGTTTCGACTTCCTTACCGGCAGTCATGATCAAATCAGCAAACTCATCAATTACCAAAACGATATAAGGCAAATACTTGTGACCCTCCTCGGGATTTAGACGCCGCTGTACAAATTTGCCATTGTACTCTTTCAGATTGCGGACTCCCGCGTTCTTCAAAAGCTCGTAACGGTTATCCATTTCGATACAGAGAGAGTTCAAGGTCTTCACTACCTTTCCTGTATCCGTGATAATCGACTCTTCCTCATCAGGCAGTTTCGCCAAATAGTGTCGCTCTATTTTATTAAAAAGTGTGAGCTCCACCTTCTTCGGGTCAACCAGTACAAACTTGATTTGCGAAGGGTGTTTCTTGTAAAGTAGAGAGACCAAAATCGCGTTGAGCCCTACCGACTTTCCTTGACCGGTAGCACCCGCCATCAATAGGTGAGGCATCTTGGCCAAGTCGGCCACAAAAGTCTCGTTGCTGATTGTTTTCCCTAGAGCAACAGGTAATTCAAACTTGCTGTTCTGGAATTTCTCCGAAGCAATGATCGATCTCATTGAAACCGTGTCCGGATTGCTATTCGGTACTTCTATACCTATGGTTCCCTTTCCGGGAATGGGTGCAATGATTCGAATTCCCAAAGCCGCAAGACTCAAGGCAATGTCGTCTTCCAGATTTCTGATTTTGGAGATTCGAACACCTGGCTCAGGAACGATTTCGTAAAGTGTAACTGTCGGTCCGATAGTCGCCTTGATTTTCTCAATCCCGATTTTATAGTGCGAAAGGGTGGTGACGATTTTGTCTTTGTTCGCATCCAGCTCTTCCTTTGTCACGGTAACTTTACCATCTCCATGATCTTCCAAGAGGTCAATTCGCGGCATTTGAAAGTTCGAGAGATCCAAAGTAGGGTCATATTCTCCAAAGTCCTTGACTTTCTGATTCACCTCTTTGTCAGAAAGGGCTTTCTCTTCTTTGGGCGCTTCGACAGTAAATTCCTCTGTCTTCTCTTTTGGCGGTATTGGTTTACTTACCACCTTTTCAAAATTTTCAAACTCTGAAGTTTTCGGTTCAGAGTCCACTTCTAGCGCCAAAGATTCTTTAGCTGCTCCATTTTTTTCAGGTGTTTCCTTCACTTCGAGCGGAAGATCATCTTCTTCATTATCCAAATCGGCCATAGCCAAATCAGCAGCGCTCGTTTCGGTGAAGTTATCCATATCGCCAATGGTGTCTTCGAAATGCTTCACTTCGTCAAGTTCTTCTTCCGACTCATTAGTTGAAGTTCGAATCTTATTCCCTACAGAATTGAAGAGGGATCCTATTTTGGCTGAAGCCACCGAAAACCACTTTCCTAAAAACGAGAATGACGGATTGAATACGATCGCGATATAGCCCGAAGCAATAAACAAAAGCAAAAATCCCGTTCCTACGGTACCCACTTTTCCTTCTAGCGTATGATTCATCTCGAAACCATATCGTCCGCCTAAAATCTGGTAATCTGAGGAGTCGAACAAAAAAGCCAGTACAGGTGAAAAGACCAGCATCGCAAAAACAGCAGCTAGTGTTGTTTTCCTGGCCGGAAGTAGGCTTTTTCCGAACAATACTTTGAAGCCATAGAGAAACAAAAGAAAGACGAACAAAAAGCTTGTGACACCAAACCATTCATGAATGAAGGTGTGACCCATCATAGCACCGAGTGGACCTAGCCAATTCTCAGCTTCGTAATTTCCTTCACGTAGCACCACCCACCAATTTTCTGAGAGAAGAGATTGATCCTCCTTCCAGGTAAACATGAATGCTGTAAATGCGATCAATAAGTAAATGCAAGAAAAGAACAAGAATAAGCCTCCGACTCTCTTCACGCGGCGATCTGAGCGTAGATCAGAAATCTTTAGCTTTTTACCTGAAGTGGTTTTCTTCTTGGCTG is from Cryomorphaceae bacterium 1068 and encodes:
- a CDS encoding outer membrane lipoprotein carrier protein LolA, producing MKNILKVLATLLIALVAVNAHAQDAKAKAILDELSDKTRKYPTITSEFTFTLEDKAADVNQEQKGSIKMKGKKYYIVLGDNHIYSDGDTRWTYSEEMNEVYIDFTETGDEVLNPGDVYTIWESGFKQYYKAEENLNGRPTHVIKLVPVDAEDKDYHTILVYIDKAKMEVSKIEIKGKQGVNYTYAVQSFVTTADYSDDTFVFDPTEYPGVDEIDNR
- a CDS encoding DNA translocase FtsK 4TM domain-containing protein, whose translation is MAKKNTLKTGSAAKKKTTSGKKLKISDLRSDRRVKRVGGLFLFFSCIYLLIAFTAFMFTWKEDQSLLSENWWVVLREGNYEAENWLGPLGAMMGHTFIHEWFGVTSFLFVFLLFLYGFKVLFGKSLLPARKTTLAAVFAMLVFSPVLAFLFDSSDYQILGGRYGFEMNHTLEGKVGTVGTGFLLLFIASGYIAIVFNPSFSFLGKWFSVASAKIGSLFNSVGNKIRTSTNESEEELDEVKHFEDTIGDMDNFTETSAADLAMADLDNEEDDLPLEVKETPEKNGAAKESLALEVDSEPKTSEFENFEKVVSKPIPPKEKTEEFTVEAPKEEKALSDKEVNQKVKDFGEYDPTLDLSNFQMPRIDLLEDHGDGKVTVTKEELDANKDKIVTTLSHYKIGIEKIKATIGPTVTLYEIVPEPGVRISKIRNLEDDIALSLAALGIRIIAPIPGKGTIGIEVPNSNPDTVSMRSIIASEKFQNSKFELPVALGKTISNETFVADLAKMPHLLMAGATGQGKSVGLNAILVSLLYKKHPSQIKFVLVDPKKVELTLFNKIERHYLAKLPDEEESIITDTGKVVKTLNSLCIEMDNRYELLKNAGVRNLKEYNGKFVQRRLNPEEGHKYLPYIVLVIDEFADLIMTAGKEVETPIARLAQLARAIGIHLIIATQRPSVNIITGVIKANFPARIAFRVSSKIDSRTILDAGGADQLIGRGDMLLSTGNDVIRIQCGFVDTPEVDEITEFIGNQRGYPSAFDLPEYIGDDEGGSLDIDIADRDAMFEDAARLLVATQQGSTSLIQRKLKLGYNRAGRIVDQLEAAGIVGPFEGSKARQVLIPDEYTLEQLLKAESENIEN
- a CDS encoding PQQ-dependent sugar dehydrogenase, giving the protein MKHILTLFSFFFFVGLSYAQLPEGFARETILTGADGLNRSAGYIPVDTNLAYVYDLDGVVWAVLNEEILSEPLLDIREECGFWESNGLLGATIDPNFKENGYIYLLYNADRHHILYFGTPEYDPEANSNNMGGMGRITRFTVNTDDYLTADPSSRHVLLGNEIGSGIPICSDSHSTCGLAFGNDGSLLAATGDANSWRCCYTGVGELPPVAFDSISLGDGIINQAEMIGSFRSQFTDGLNGKVLRIHPETGEGLPNNPHYDENNPDADRGRWWAMGFRNPFRFKVRPNTGWGDLENGHPGSIYLGDVGNARWEELNIIVDGGGNYGWPLFEGHVPFDDQGYDGSYPDKLTYNLMAPNPLFEEGSCDQEYFYFQDLIQQPNEQHDYFFPNPCSENASIPENVLTFEHERPALAYRNIWGGGEHARFPTFGSQGEATWTAIQDMEEVEGIPFKGTSIIGGDFLTGPKIPEEYQDSYIFADYTGWIRAIGINENDEIKSIAQWGEEDVSNPVDLTFNKYDGCLYITSLNQRTVDRICFGGNLKPVPLTENDTIYGPSPMNVNFNGSESYDPEGGSITYQWDFGDGTAGEGPAVDHEYSGNGVESYIATLTVTDSIGATNEKEILISLNNTPPEVEIISVTEGQLYAIDFPSTFELAANVIDAESAASEMTYEWKHLLHHNTHYHVLHEYDFSSGITLVNPTGCGETDVYWYELNVRVVDQGGLTSFDSKMIYPDCDGELENETGTNELRLFPNPTSDVLTILSNTSLGEMIELRIIDVAGRLVRSDEIRVYNDHRLFRISVEELPNGVYTLDLICNGKREQRKFVRL